One segment of Plasmodium vivax chromosome 14, whole genome shotgun sequence DNA contains the following:
- a CDS encoding Pv-fam-d protein (encoded by transcript PVX_121910A) encodes MNKFSLFINIITVILAHNSWSHSNNSAVSFAESWGKNNQVNISDIRAIRSLGESDTDGETKGVRKSRRNNGEDYDEDRYDALTQDYFDMMEDDIHKKEPSATISEMINNIDPKAQMNYHLGKMTRDDYPSSCLKCRNVRRGLWRKIKSTLRNVDKMTEREMYKLLSSKNYANSKVGVERRSMTGKSKSFLSKYKVFSPVLVLAVISYLCVKSFGAPMWATFFAAAAVLTLVYLISKYAKCSKRLRRFSGQFPRRSREDFRRAKREVDNEEEEDVVSSRDSIDDSSENIKMS; translated from the exons atgaataagtTCAGCCTCTTTATTAACATTATAACAGTTATCCTTGCACATAACTCGTGGAGCCATTCGAACAAC tCAGCTGTTTCTTTTGCGGAAtcatggggaaaaaacaaccaAGTTAATATATCAGACATTCGAGCTATTCGATCTCTTGGTGAATCCGATACCGATGGAGAGACGAAAGGGGTAAGAAAATCTCGTAGAAATAATGGTGAAGATTATGATGAAGATCGATATGATGCCTTGACCCAAGATTACTTTGACATGATGGAAGATGACATTCATAAGAAAGAACCTTCAGCAACAATATCTGAAATGATTAACAATATAGATCCTAAAGCTCAAATGAATTATCATCTTGGTAAAATGACACGTGATGATTATCCTTCATCGTGtttaaaatgtagaaatgTTAGAAGAGGTCTAtggagaaaaattaaaagcaccTTAAGAAACGTCGATAAAATGACAGAGCGAGAAATGTACAAACTATTAAGTTCTAAAAATTATGCTAACTCCAAAGTAGGTGTAGAACGTAGAAGTATGACAGGAAAGTCTAAAAGTTTTCTCTCTAAGTATAAAGTATTCTCCCCAGTTTTGGTACTTGCAGTAATATCGTACTTATGCGTAAAGAGCTTTGGCGCACCAATGTGGGCTACCTTCTTTGCAGCAGCAGCTGTTCTAACTTTAGTTTATCTTATTTCCAAATACGCAAAATGCTCCAAAAGACTTAGAAGATTCTCTGGACAATTCCCAAGACGATCCCGAGAAGATTTCCGACGAGCAAAACGCGAAGTAGataacgaagaagaagaagacgttGTTTCTTCCAGAGATAGTATAGATGACTCATCagagaatataaaaatgtctTAA
- a CDS encoding hypothetical protein (encoded by transcript PVX_121915A), whose amino-acid sequence MEDNHEQLEKSLSTAREHKGIGRKHPLHIKINTFILFIKISIYALFICSLYYSNHGTFPKPWNTQHNQANKPSVKSRALVEQGQVYINKYPKINEYSKFYHENDDYQTFNRETYFRRYLAAFKSRGDKWTSQPLHNLISKFESAKKNFLDENRRSFERGIEGHGTGVKTPNVVTKKPATVKKDPSAAIEEPRRVIKEPVRAIENYEATTEDPDEETIYFDAEIDEQEKLDEEEQRLKNYLDSYLEDEVHLKNIHKFIRETEDCARKYKKKKYDFFKHVIALKKRLKKIINSIKHRLVKLMTYRKYRRFKLLISTFIWFLSMLFP is encoded by the exons ATGGAAGACAATCATGAGCAGCTAGAGAAAAGTTTGTCTACTGCACGTGAACATAAGGGAATTGGAAGAAAGCATCCACTGCAtatcaaaataaatacattcatcctttttattaaaattagtATCTACGCCCTTTTCATTTGCTCCCTATACTACTCCAACCAT GGCACTTTTCCCAAACCATGGAACACCCAACACAACCAAGCGAACAAACCCAGTGTTAAGTCCCGCGCATTAGTAGAACAAGGGCAGGTCTATATTAATAAGTACCCTAAAATTAACGAATATTCTAAATTCTATCATGAGAATGATGATTATCAAACATTTAATCGAGAAACATATTTCAGAAGATATTTAGCAGCATTTAAATCAAGAGGGGATAAATGGACATCACAACCACTTCACAATTTAATTTCAAAGTTTGaaagtgccaaaaaaaattttttagatGAAAATCGTCGTTCTTTTGAAAGAGGGATAGAAGGACATGGTACGGGTGTAAAAACTCCCAACGTAGTGACAAAAAAACCTGCAACAGTGAAAAAGGACCCTTCTGCAGCGATAGAAGAACCTCGTAGAGTGATCAAAGAACCCGTTAGAGCGATAGAAAATTACGAAGCAACGACAGAAGACCCTGATGAAGAGACCATATACTTTGACGCGGAGATTGACGAGCAGGAAAAGTTGGATGAAGAGGAGCAACGCCTTAAAAACTATTTAGATTCCTATCTGGAGGATGAAGTACACCTAAAAAACATTCATAAATTTATACGAGAAACCGAAGATTGTGCtaggaaatataaaaaaaaaaagtatgatttttttaaacatgttATAGCCCTTAAGAAAAGactcaaaaaaattattaatagcATTAAACATCGTTTGGTGAAACTCATGACGTATAGGAAATATCGCCGCTTTAAACTGCTAATATCTACTTTCATCTGGTTCCTTTCCATGTTGTTTCCGTGA
- a CDS encoding reticulocyte-binding protein 2 (RBP2), like (encoded by transcript PVX_121920A), whose protein sequence is MENKVLWAVFYNLVLFLLASSKESNRIKAYKLKKEPKLWPLQDSLNESDKFEYTNGGKENPPNFFSSNVKAHNKKEGKKYEQNLSLPDNTSFVTVKNYNYTRTPSHHAYIRRDNTHTNSTNNNQIRNVPKELNPREFLFTPKNQISASLIQTNGPVAPMDILRYLDFSNSSGQIISTVYPFYVQMNYFAEIKYYITYHYEAKKNYDEAYNQSVNPLMSSIQNQINSCVPKKAALEKTIFVLEYPENHNINLSNYEAKHNEYKQQLDAYKNCVQANMESYTDRMSKFNEKIYSILNSVKCTDACETDTYEIMLEIYVERVKEVNHNNYVNYLSTLKASLQLGVTLMLKVKQEIDNNVTISAINFLQEEMLDIITIGEAHTGKIIHGKENVLKLQNNNIPPQVPLSTLKKLYFDSANFYATYKFSLKRADTTTAALKEKGKLLANLYNKLITYVSEKIDKNLDSLYFISKSESMISEFEDTFKAGTEASKENSSITADYARYSNLQIIDIKSKYDYKITELKKYLNQLKVLISPMKDLYNLNSLQKDQRDSVRSIRSSDSSPQEKVSALLNFLSTIKEENGTVLENFKNIERYYEQGKPLKGTLEGLIKMIKTYEQDIVNLIDNEKHNRSYKDDIKNKIIYITEKTDAIKDIIPLNEEVDNIIKQIEKLFNEDLFHEGLPNMEKLKKEKEKIKATIKSLNTNFYDGDLKELVDDMLNFVYKHSDFYNQAYAKGDVVNLQKEAEQEYEKITKLKSNNIPQMLKDLKSESKNLSELKDTMMDEMLNNVHQDISNVFEQIRNKYKDITTSLSAYKEDKQKFEKFKVDMIQTKNELLGSLQQNDKKLSEANNMYEEFLAHIDTTTNREKQMYNQANALKENLANVQSKISSYQGKIEKLKAHTRKNYEKIKTLLQTFGNENINAKLAEYEKEFNENKRVVNTIINQIQESNKNIENIKILNNSIDRSEVNKQLIEELATNKQQLKEKIDSHIKQLNSYNIIAKDDKLIFEKRLNEEKANINTQLSDTSIDNLKAQIQETLDYYKTAKANTNDKDGTHLEKLDKKKMDWKDSKVKIDKLSTSYQVLDKKINDLIKKQHDEIVALIDKLITEKGNEIREKTDEKIKHLSEIKTKLSSFTVSDNVKNTQNVAIKGEISGFEKKMEALLRRIDNNNAKLTELRGKADQHVTTLRGEKNKTAEFNAKKDSLEKIHQQMENTHKELESMENEKIPINDINQMEIEYARILIHHMVQQIGEKKERSKIILEEIKTTIASIDQAKKNIPPEQQDILREFEYSGYRDKATASSTEIEQIDKSAKAEEGKANSSTNLSDIDVIKKQVLSYFRKATTESNTMENALREIKNVNTFLTSNISEEILANILKSAARTQELNQQAVGEFNKTDRLIKEVEAKLSQANEHKSAISGSVEYKQIEQKINLIKQIQKEITAGKEEINNCLSNTKEYKEKCESEVNSVNRGKAKVDFLQKREALEKKMSQENLGKITDSIDQCKKDLADITSLEVKVKANYDSIIKYEESINTILNYSSILEYKTKLEIRKKEKTDLMTYINTENSAIQEKLLNLQKKLNQLNENTDYTKVGNDLNNAKSTKANVTIQYNLGRVKHQLENLSVIKQELEKVLSAATDLERDISKIADVTESNNLESLNGKEADYTKRIRSFNKLKQLVQEKAAKVEEISSDTDNIEKELTEHKIIFEVGLTERLIEIVKNRKSYVDTTKELLNSSLNNFASLFNGLDLNGYNPKANLEMYTQKLNTIHNEFMASHKIFDEKSKKVLDKDVNFTEAKTLREEAQKEDVTLKNKEEEAKSYLSDIKKKESFEFILHMKEKLNQISKMCEQQYEQADKGYSEVKTSIDRIANLNDENSIADVLKEANDKNEQVQNLTHYTYKNEAQNVLRHMAKSANFIGINLVTGIQPTELSSQASESTTPELKFESEGEMKLEILTLSGNTTKLDYYKNMKDAYQSVLSIFKYSHGIDEKQRESQKITESANGSYLNNKEINEFKGRLNNVKSKQTAISNKIDNATTLLHNLNKIKTDDKNYDTILEKDASEELKRRRDSFNQEMKNTVDGLKLKEIQEKFNEQVKLLQNLETKVSTLNVHEGNATETVKKENTAVDAIQAAMEGIEKDVEYINYSYDELLKKGQKIENQRYTSIRENLTNKIANDSSAINKIKKKAQQYLAYIKNNYNSIYNDTGTLNEYFDTKRLSNHDLTNVQEATRLHIEMSAAVEASEEIIADMKNEFITNTEADISALQNSADRLKSLYSNLKRKQISINQIYKKINLIKLQEIKTSANKYMDIAKLFNNVLEAQHKELAQDRSKILQAKENSINMQQLLESHIDKLRALITNIDKELIELTNGKIKESNRRISQISPMGQGKLFSTPEGQAYNNLHNTGYNHYGSGNHSRGRNENGNVRFAAGIVVGFGVCSFFASALFKGKGENETYGRDLNSRDEEFEGKNNGNLQDKEEIIEVSFHESENVY, encoded by the exons ATGGAAAATAAGGTGCTCTGGGCAGTTTTTTACAATCTAGTGCTGTTCCTTCTGG CATCAAGCAAAGAAAGCAATCGAATTAAAGCATATAAACTTAAGAAGGAACCTAAGCTATGGCCACTACAAGATAGCCTTAACGAAAGCGATAAATTCGAGTATACCAATGGAGGGAAGGAAAATCCCCCAAATTTCTTCAGCTCAAATGTAAAGGcgcataataaaaaagagggcaaaaagtatgaacaaaatttgtCTTTACCTGACAACACATCTTTCGTAAcggtaaaaaattataactacACAAGAACACCATCACACCATGCTTACATAAGAAGAGACAATACACACACCAACAGTACAAATAATAATCAAATTAGGAATGTACCTAAAGAATTAAATCCTCGGGAATTTCTCTTCACACCAAAGAATCAAATAAGCGCATCTCTCATCCAAACTAACGGACCGGTGGCTCCAATGGATATACTACGTTACCTAGATTTCTCAAACAGTTCAGGACAAATTATTTCTACAGTGTATCCGTTCTATGTTCAGATGAATTATTTTGCtgaaattaaatattacataacATATCATTacgaggcgaaaaaaaattatgatgaaGCATATAATCAAAGCGTAAATCCACTTATGTCAAGTATACAAAATCAAATAAATTCTTGTGTACCGAAAAAAGCAGCATTGGAAAAAACAATATTCGTATTAGAATACCCAGAGAATCACAATATAAACCTAAGCAATTACGAAGCAAAGCATAATGAGTACAAGCAGCAATTAGATGCATACAAAAACTGTGTACAGGCAAATATGGAATCATACACAGATAGGATGtcaaaatttaatgaaaaaatctATTCAATTTTAAATAGTGTGAAATGCACAGATGCATGTGAAACTGATACGTACGAAATTATGCTTGAAATATATGTAGAAAGAGTAAAGGAAGttaatcataataattatgtcaATTATTTGAGTACTTTGAAAGCATCTCTCCAATTGGGGGTTACCCTGATGCTCAAAGTAAAACAAGAAATAGACAATAATGTCACCATTAGtgcaataaattttttacaagaaGAAATGTTAGATATCATCACAATAGGTGAAGCTCACACAGGTAAAATTATACATGGTAAGGAAAACGTACTAAAActtcaaaataataatattccaCCACAAGTCCCTTTAAGTActcttaaaaaattatattttgattCCGCCAATTTCTATGCCACTTATAAGTTTAGCTTAAAAAGAGCCGATACCACGACAGCTGCgctaaaggaaaaaggaaaattactTGCTAAcctttataataaattgatAACATATGTAAGcgaaaaaatagataaaaatttGGATTCTTTATACTTCATTTCAAAAAGTGAATCAATGATTTCCGAATTTGAAGATACCTTTAAAGCGGGAACAGAAGCAAGCAAAGAAAACTCCAGCATAACAGCAGATTACGCACGCTAttcaaatttgcaaattatAGATATCAAATCAAAGTACGATTACAAAATAACCGAGTTAAAGAAATACTTAAATCAATTAAAGGTACTCATTTCTCCTATGAAAGATTTATATAATCTAAATTCTCTACAAAAAGACCAAAGGGACAGTGTAAGAAGTATACGCTCATCTGATAGTAGTCCACAAGAAAAGGTTAGCGCACTTTTAAACTTCTTATCAACAATAAAGGAAGAGAATGGCACCGTGTTggagaattttaaaaatatagaaagaTATTATGAACAAGGCAAGCCATTAAAAGGTACACTCGAGggattaataaaaatgatcaaaACCTACGAACAAGATATAGTAAATTTAATTGATAACGAAAAGCACAACAGATCGTACAAAGATgacataaaaaacaaaataatatatataaccgAAAAAACAGATGCTATAAAAGACATTATCCCCTTAAATGAGGAAGTAGACAATATCATCAAACAAATTGAGAAACTATTCAATGAAGACCTATTCCATGAAGGATTACCAAATAtggaaaaacttaaaaaagagaaagaaaaaataaaagctaCTATAAAATCACTCAACACTAATTTCTACGACGGAGACTTAAAAGAATTAGTCGACGATATGTTAAATTTTGTCTACAAACACAGCGATTTCTACAATCAAGCATACGCTAAAGGAGATGTTGTAAATCTACAAAAGGAAGCAGAAcaagaatatgaaaaaattacaaaactAAAATCGAATAACATTCCTCAAATGTTAAAAGATTTGAAATCAGAATCGAAAAATCTTTCAGAGCTTAAAGACACCATGATGGATGAAATGTTGAACAATGTTCATCAAGACATATCAAACGTTTTCGAACAGATAAGGAACAAATATAAAGACATAACAACCTCGCTCAGTGCCTACAAAGAGGACAAACAGAAATTCGAGAAATTTAAAGTCGATATGATACAGACGAAAAACGAACTCCTGGGGAGTCTTcaacaaaatgataaaaaactCTCAGAAGcaaataatatgtatgaaGAATTCTTGGCGCACATAGATACTACTACCAATAGAGAAAAGCAAATGTATAACCAAGCCAACGcgttaaaggaaaatttaGCAAATGTTCAAAGTAAAATATCATCGTACCAgggaaaaatagaaaaattgaaagcgCATACtaggaaaaattatgaaaaaattaagacaTTACTGCAAACTTTTGgcaatgaaaatataaacgcAAAACTGGCAGAATacgaaaaagaatttaatgaaaataagaGAGTAGTGAATACCATCATAAACCAAATTCAAGAatcaaacaaaaatatagagaatattaaaatattaaataattctaTCGACCGTTCTGAAGTGAACAAACAGCTGATAGAAGAATTGGCCACCAATAAGCAAcaattaaaggaaaaaatagataGTCACATTAAGCAACTAAACAGTTACAATATCATTGCAAAAGATGATAAGCTAATTTTTGAGAAAAGGTTaaatgaggagaaggcaAATATTAACACGCAACTAAGCGACACGTCAATAGATAATTTAAAAGCACAAATACAAGAAACGCTAGATTATTACAAAACAGCAAAGGCAAACACGAATGATAAAGATGGAACccatttagaaaaattagataaaaaaaaaatggattggAAAGACAGCAAAGTTAAAATAGATAAATTAAGCACCAGCTATCAAGTgctagataaaaaaattaatgatttGATTAAAAAGCAACACGACGAAATTGTAGCTCTCATTGATAAACTTATAACAGAAAAGGGCAATGAAATAAGGGAGAAAACcgacgaaaaaataaagcaccttagcgaaataaaaacaaaattgtccTCTTTCACTGTCTCCGATAATGTTAAGAATACCCAAAATGTTGcaataaaaggggaaataagtggattcgaaaaaaaaatggaagcccTATTAAGAAGAATAGACAATAATAACGCAAAATTAACTGAACTGAGAGGGAAGGCAGACCAACATGTAACCACCCtacgtggggaaaaaaataaaacagctGAATTCAATGCGAAAAAAGATAGCctggaaaaaatacaccaacaaatggaaaatacgCATAAAGAATTGGAGAGcatggaaaatgaaaaaattcccaTAAACGACATTAACCAAATGGAAATAGAATATGCACGAATTTTAATTCATCATATGGTTCAACAAattggtgaaaaaaaggaaaggtcTAAAATCATCTTAGAAGAGATTAAAACAACTATAGCAAGCATCGATcaagcaaagaaaaatatacctCCTGAGCAACAAGATATCCTTCGCGAATTCGAGTATAGCGGATATCGCGACAAAGCTACTGCCAGTAGTACCGAAATAGAACAAATTGATAAAAGTGCAAAAGCAGAGGAGGGTAAAGCCAACAGTAGCACCAACTTAAGCGACATTGATGTGATTAAAAAACAGGTACTGTCCTACTTCAGAAAAGCCACCACTGAAAGTAACACCATGGAAAATGCGTTaagagaaattaaaaatgtgaacactTTCTTAACATCAAACATTTCAGAAGAAATTTTAGCTAACATACTAAAGAGTGCAGCGAGGACCCAAGAATTAAATCAACAAGCGGTAGGCGAATTTAACAAAACAGATCGTCTAATTAAAGAAGTAGAAGCGAAGCTATCCCAGGCAAACGAACATAAATCAGCAATTTCAGGAAGTGTAGAATACAAACAAATCGAACAGAAAATAAACCTAATTAAACAAATTCAGAAAGAAATTACGgcggggaaagaagaaataaacaaCTGTTTAAGTAATACCaaagaatataaagaaaaatgcgaGTCTGAAGTGAATTCAGTAAATAGAGGAAAAGCTAAAGTAGattttctgcaaaaaagggaagcgctagaaaaaaaaatgagtcaAGAAAATTTGGGTAAAATTACAGATAGCATTGATCAATGCAAAAAAGATTTAGCAGACATTACTAGTTTAGAAGTAAAGGTTAAAGCTAATTACGATTCAATCATTAAGTATGAAGAATCCATTAAtaccattttaaattattcctCCATTTTAGAATACAAAACCAAATTGGAAatacgcaaaaaagaaaaaacagaccTCATGACTTATATTAACACAGAAAATTCTGCCATTCAGGAGAAGCTGCTaaacttgcaaaaaaaattgaaccaATTGAATGAAAACACGGACTATACTAAAGTGGGAAACGATCTCAACAACGCAAAGTCTACAAAAGCAAATGTAACTATCCAGTATAACTTAGGACGAGTCAAACATCAACTGGAAAATTTAAGTGTCATCAAACAGGAGCTAGAAAAAGTCCTAAGTGCAGCTACCGATTTAGAGAGGGACATCTCAAAAATAGCCGACGTCACAGAATCTAATAACTTGGAGAGCCTAAATGGGAAGGAAGCAGATTACACGAAACGTATAAGAAGttttaacaaattgaagCAGCTCGTGCAAGAGAAAGCAGCAAAAGTAGAAGAAATTTCCTCCGATACGGATAACATAGAAAAAGAACTGACAgaacataaaataatttttgaagtGGGACTTACCGAAAGGTTAATCGAAATagttaaaaatagaaaatcaTACGTAGACACAACAAAGGAATTGCTAAATTCATCATTAAACAATTTTGCTTCCCTCTTTAATGGATTGGACTTAAATGGATACAATCCAAAAGCAAACCTAGAAATGTACACACAAAAACTGAACACAATACATAACGAATTTATGGCATCTCACAAAATATTTGATGAAAAATCAAAGAAGGTCTTAGACAAAGATGTGAACTTCACGGAAGCTAAAACACTCAGGGAGGAGGCGCAAAAAGAAGATGTTactcttaaaaataaagaggaagaagcaaaatcgTACTTGAGtgatatcaaaaaaaaagaatcttTCGAATTTATACTTCacatgaaggaaaaattaaaccaAATTAGTAAAATGTGTGAACAGCAATATGAACAAGCTGATAAAGGCTATAGTGAAGTCAAAACAAGCATTGATCGCATTGCAAAtttaaatgatgaaaatagtATAGCGGATGTACTCAAAGAAGCAAACGATAAAAATGAGCAAGTACAAAATCTGAcacattatacatataaaaatgaagcacaAAATGTGCTAAGGCATATGGCAAAGTCGGCAAATTTTATAGGCATTAACCTAGTAACAGGAATACAACCGACGGAATTATCATCACAAGCAAGCGAATCGACAACGCCAGAGTTAAAATTTGAATCAGAAGGGGAAATGAAATTGGAAATTCTAACATTATCAGGAAATACTACAAAATTGgactattataaaaatatgaaagacGCCTACCAGAGCGTCCTTTCCATATTTAAATACTCTCATGGTATAGACGAAAAACAAAGAGAAAGCCAAAAAATAACCGAAAGTGCAAATGGCTCATATCTTAATAATAAGGAAATAAATGAATTCAAAGGAAGACTGAACAATGTGAAGAGTAAACAAACAGCCATTTcaaacaaaattgataacGCTACTACGCTGCTGCacaatttgaacaaaattaaaacggaTGATAAGAATTACGACacaattttagaaaaagaCGCTTCTGAAGAATTGAAGAGGCGACGTGATTCATTTAAtcaagaaatgaaaaacaccGTCGATGGCTTAAAATTGAAGGAAATCCAAGAAAAGTTTAATGAGCAAGTAAAACTCCTACAAAATTTAGAAACAAAAGTGAGCACACTAAATGTGCATGAGGGAAACGCTACCGAAActgtgaaaaaagaaaacactgCCGTTGATGCAATTCAAGCCGCAATGGAAGGCATAGAAAAAGATGTCGAATATATCAACTACTCATATGATGAACTATTAAAGAAAggacaaaaaattgaaaatcaGAGATACACATCCATAAGGGAAAACCTCACCAATAAAATAGCGAATGACTCCTCAGCAAtcaacaaaataaagaaaaaagctcAACAGTATTTAGCATACATTAAGAATAACTACAACTCTATTTATAATGATACTGGCACTTTAAATGAATACTTCGACACCAAACGGTTAAGTAACCACGATTTAACAAATGTTCAGGAAGCGACCAGATTACACATTGAAATGTCCGCAGCCGTTGAAGCATCAGAAGAGATAATTGCAgatatgaaaaatgaattcataACGAACACAGAAGCGGATATAAGCGCTTTACAAAATAGCGCAGACAGATTAAAGTCGCTTTATAGTAATCTAAAACGCAAACAAATTAGTATAAAccaaatttacaaaaagatTAACTTAATTAAGTTGCAAGAAATTAAAACAAGCGCTAACAAATATATGGACATAGCCAAACTGTTTAACAATGTGCTAGAGGCCCAACATAAAGAATTGGCACAAGATAGAAGTAAAATATTGCAAGCTAAGGAAAACTCCATTAATATGCAGCAACTGTTAGAATCTCACATTGATAAACTTCGAGCCTTGATAACCAATATTGATAAAGAACTGATAGAATTAACAAAtggtaaaattaaagaatcAAATCGACGTATTAGTCAAATTTCCCCAATGGGGCAAGGCAAATTGTTCAGCACCCCAGAAGGACAAgcttataataatttacacaACACAGGATATAACCATTATGGAAGTGGAAACCAttcaagaggaagaaatgaaaatggAAATGTCCGTTTTGCAGCAGGGATTGTTGTGGGATTTGgtgtttgttccttttttgcttcggCATTGTTTaaaggcaaaggggaaaacgaaaCATATGGAAGAGATCTAAATTCACGTGATGAAGAATTTGAAGGCAAAAACAATGGAAATCTTCAAGATAAGGAAGAAATTATTGAAGTGTCCTTTCACGAAAGTGAAAATGTGTATTAA
- a CDS encoding hypothetical protein, conserved (encoded by transcript PVX_121925A), whose protein sequence is MNSSVGTQNMSQDLPKQRFERIMAETLVHQPYKEDFAIGTRIKHNSAYNTESDDTSAHSEELKQLCTKISSIWKESVEDMEKEYNEKTQQVEKSWREGIWNNKWAKYLEHVHNTIQVKLNDLSKTPHDTEVNIAFMLSYVISVFAMFIEEVVEDATRLGKM, encoded by the coding sequence ATGAACAGCTCAGTGGGAACGCAAAATATGTCTCAAGATTTACCAAAGCAACGATTTGAAAGGATAATGGCAGAAACGCTTGTACATCAACCATATAAGGAAGATTTTGCTATAGGCACCAGAATTAAACATAACAGTGCATATAACACTGAATCGGATGATACCAGTGCACATAGTGAAGAACTGAAACAATTGTGTACCAAAATATCATCAATATGGAAAGAATCAGTTGAAGATATGGAAAAGGagtataatgaaaaaacacaacaAGTAGAAAAATCATGGAGGGAAGGAATATGGAATAATAAATGGGCCAAATACTTAGAACATGTACATAACACCATTCAAGTAAAGCTGAACGATTTGAGTAAAACTCCACATGATACTGAAGTTAATATAGCATTTATGCTATCCTACGTTATTTCCGTCTTTGCAATGTTTATAGAAGAGGTTGTTGAAGATGCGACGAGGCTAGGTAAAATGTAA
- a CDS encoding hypothetical protein, conserved (encoded by transcript PVX_121930A) yields MSYRCNMLVAKSVSKADANASRKDQPKKEGMNSIFFYSKIFACSLLIWASQCSYSHTNFNSSHDEAYTAGSVESAAFYRSLASNDPHGNYPPNPHGPYVPEGVHGQPYPSTSQGVPPPPSYKNPQAGGAPPFELNIDIEQKLKDLKDVIWDKVENAVEWGTLSDNVKSYLEKIDLNIESKIVDEVNKANRDINLMENPDTKTQIINSFSQNYTIITPPLLLLLLSILTSERCKKHLANILLTSLLVTMTYIFFKLKKMDDIKKQSTNANQSYNDAGYTGKKAKDKFKGAHE; encoded by the exons ATGAGTTATAGATGTAATATGCTCGTTGCTAAAAGCGTAAGTAAGGCTGATGCGAATGCCTCAAGAAAAGATCAACCAAAGAAGGAAGGAATGaactcaatttttttctattccAAGATTTTCGCCTGTTCCCTTTTGATTTGGGCTTCACAATGTTCCTATAGCCAT aCCAACTTCAACAGTTCGCATGATGAGGCGTACACTGCCGGAAGCGTAGAAAGCGCAGCTTTCTACAGATCCTTGGCATCAAATGATCCACACGGAAACTATCCACCAAATCCACATGGACCTTATGTGCCAGAGGGCGTCCATGGTCAACCGTACCCATCAACTTCACAAGGTGTACCCCCCCCACCTTCATACAAAAACCCACAAGCTGGAGGAGCACCACCTTTCGAGCTAAATATCGACAttgaacaaaaattaaaagactTGAAAGATGTCATTTGGGATAAGGTAGAAAATGCAGTTGAATGGGGAACCCTCTCAGATAATGTAAAGAgctatttagaaaaaatcgaTTTAAACATTGAAAGCAAAATTGTTGATGAAGTTAACAAAGCTAATAGAGATATCAATTTAATGGAAAACCCAGATACCAAAACGCAGATTATCAATAGTTTCTCCCAGAATTATACCATCATAACTCCACCACTTTTGTTATTactcctttccattttgacatCCGAAAGATGTAAGAAGCATTTGGCAAACATATTGTTGACATCTCTTTTGGTAACAATGACTTATATCTTCTTTAagctgaaaaaaatggatgacattaaaaaacaaagtacCAATGCTAACCAGAGCTATAACGATGCCGGATATACTGgtaaaaaagcaaaggatAAGTTTAAAGGTGCCCATGAGTAG